The Methylomicrobium lacus LW14 genome window below encodes:
- a CDS encoding GtrA family protein — MHPEFKKAFIFALVGILNTTIGLLSIYIFRKVTGDEVLANISGYSIGFVISYYLNGKLTFSSKITCLKTFLKFLFAFLFSWSVNITIVLFFIDQKYSPELSHVIGMPAFTIIFYLLSRFYVFTNPEVRKRYRKI; from the coding sequence ATGCATCCAGAATTTAAGAAAGCGTTTATATTTGCATTAGTAGGAATTTTGAATACAACAATCGGTTTACTATCAATATATATATTTCGAAAGGTGACCGGAGATGAAGTACTGGCTAATATTTCAGGATACAGCATAGGTTTTGTCATTAGCTACTACCTTAATGGAAAACTAACTTTTTCATCCAAGATTACTTGCTTAAAAACCTTTCTTAAATTTTTATTTGCATTCTTATTTTCGTGGTCGGTAAACATTACGATCGTATTATTTTTCATTGACCAAAAATACTCTCCCGAGTTATCACATGTCATCGGAATGCCTGCCTTCACTATAATTTTTTATTTGTTATCAAGATTTTACGTATTCACAAATCCGGAAGTACGCAAGAGATACAGGAAAATATAA
- the ycaC gene encoding isochorismate family cysteine hydrolase YcaC, giving the protein MAKPYTRLDKDNAAVLLVDHQTGLLSLVRDIDPDKFKNNVLALADLAKYFKLPTILTTSFENGPNGPLVAELKETFPEAPYIARPGQINAWDNEDFVKAVKATGKKQLIIAGVVTEVCVAFPALSAIEAGFDVFVVTDASGTFNEITRNAAWDRMSAAGAQLMTWFGVACELHRDWRNDVEGLGALFSNHIPDYRNLIASYLTHSSGK; this is encoded by the coding sequence ATGGCAAAGCCTTATACTCGTCTTGATAAAGACAATGCGGCCGTTCTATTGGTGGATCATCAGACAGGTCTCTTGTCGCTGGTCCGCGACATCGATCCGGATAAGTTCAAGAATAACGTCCTGGCATTGGCAGACCTGGCCAAGTATTTCAAGCTACCCACCATTCTGACGACCAGTTTTGAAAACGGCCCGAACGGCCCCCTGGTTGCCGAGCTAAAGGAGACCTTCCCTGAAGCCCCGTATATTGCGCGCCCTGGGCAGATCAACGCATGGGATAACGAGGATTTCGTCAAGGCGGTCAAGGCAACCGGCAAGAAACAGCTGATTATTGCCGGCGTCGTCACCGAGGTCTGCGTCGCATTCCCTGCGCTCTCGGCGATTGAAGCGGGTTTTGATGTGTTTGTGGTGACCGATGCCTCGGGCACCTTCAACGAAATCACCCGGAATGCGGCGTGGGATAGAATGTCTGCGGCCGGGGCGCAGTTGATGACGTGGTTTGGCGTCGCCTGCGAACTGCATCGCGACTGGAGAAATGATGTCGAAGGACTGGGGGCGCTTTTTTCGAACCATATTCCTGACTACCGCAACTTGATCGCCAGTTATTTAACGCATAGTTCCGGCAAGTAA
- a CDS encoding DUF1415 domain-containing protein yields MPHPMLTDEHYQNATQTWLKTVIIELALCPFAKRELDRGSIRFAVVRDTEVESCLLNLIDECGRLDADPDIETTLLIYAGAFARFDDYLDYLGLAEALLAEQGYEGVYQLASFHPDYCFEGAPQDDPANYTNRSPYPMLHLLRESSLEQALAHYPHPENIPEANIKLTRQLGLTKMQALLQACYRTGKS; encoded by the coding sequence ATGCCTCACCCCATGCTCACTGACGAACACTACCAAAATGCAACGCAAACCTGGTTAAAAACGGTCATCATAGAACTGGCTTTGTGCCCGTTCGCCAAACGCGAACTGGATCGGGGCAGTATACGTTTCGCTGTCGTCCGCGACACGGAAGTGGAAAGCTGCCTGCTCAATTTGATCGATGAATGCGGCCGGCTGGATGCCGATCCCGACATAGAAACCACCTTGCTGATCTATGCCGGCGCGTTTGCCCGCTTCGACGATTATCTGGATTACCTTGGGCTCGCCGAGGCCCTATTAGCCGAACAAGGCTATGAAGGCGTTTACCAACTCGCCAGTTTTCATCCCGATTACTGTTTTGAGGGCGCCCCGCAGGACGACCCCGCCAATTACACGAACCGCTCGCCCTACCCTATGCTGCATCTGTTGCGGGAAAGCAGCCTCGAACAGGCACTCGCCCATTACCCACATCCTGAAAATATTCCGGAAGCCAACATTAAACTCACCCGACAATTAGGACTGACTAAAATGCAGGCCTTGTTGCAAGCGTGTTATCGGACCGGGAAATCATAG
- a CDS encoding pirin family protein, whose translation MKKVIAIQSSPSRHWVGDGFPVRSLFSYDSGQTARVSPFLLLDYAGPAIFERADKPRGVGDHPHRGFETVTLVYQGEVAHRDSTGQGGVIGPGDVQWMTAGSGILHQEFHSESFTQAGGMLEMVQLWVNLPAEHKMARPHYQAILNQDIPEVELPHSTGTVRVIAGSYGGATGPAHTFSPMTVLDIWLTPGQSRINVPAGWNTLLVVLSGSVRINGDRFAEEAQLVILDRAGDYVDLEASDQAKLLVLAGEPINEPVVGYGPFVMNTQDEIQQAIEDYKSGKFGRIPASN comes from the coding sequence ATGAAAAAAGTCATCGCGATTCAAAGCTCGCCTTCAAGACACTGGGTGGGTGATGGTTTTCCCGTGCGTTCGTTGTTTTCATATGATTCCGGCCAGACAGCCAGGGTAAGTCCGTTTCTTCTTCTGGATTATGCGGGGCCGGCGATATTCGAGAGAGCCGATAAGCCGCGCGGTGTCGGCGACCACCCGCACCGGGGCTTTGAAACCGTCACTCTCGTTTATCAGGGCGAAGTTGCGCACCGGGACTCGACCGGACAGGGCGGCGTGATCGGGCCGGGCGATGTGCAGTGGATGACTGCAGGGTCCGGCATCTTGCATCAGGAGTTTCACTCCGAAAGCTTTACCCAAGCGGGCGGCATGCTTGAAATGGTTCAGCTCTGGGTCAATCTGCCGGCCGAGCACAAGATGGCTCGGCCACACTATCAAGCCATCCTGAATCAGGACATTCCGGAGGTCGAGTTGCCTCATAGCACAGGGACAGTGCGGGTGATAGCCGGCAGTTATGGCGGTGCGACCGGACCGGCCCACACGTTTTCGCCGATGACCGTGCTGGACATATGGCTGACTCCAGGCCAATCCAGGATAAACGTGCCTGCTGGGTGGAATACCTTGCTGGTCGTCTTGAGTGGAAGCGTTCGGATCAATGGCGACCGTTTTGCGGAAGAGGCTCAACTCGTTATTCTGGACCGGGCCGGCGATTACGTGGATCTCGAAGCCAGCGATCAGGCAAAACTGCTGGTGCTCGCCGGGGAACCGATTAACGAACCGGTCGTGGGTTACGGACCGTTCGTGATGAACACCCAGGACGAAATCCAGCAGGCGATAGAGGATTACAAGTCGGGCAAGTTTGGCAGGATTCCTGCCTCTAACTGA